The following are encoded together in the Mycteria americana isolate JAX WOST 10 ecotype Jacksonville Zoo and Gardens chromosome 2, USCA_MyAme_1.0, whole genome shotgun sequence genome:
- the TPD52 gene encoding tumor protein D52 isoform X2, protein MEPPRDQGLLRSDSIPEVGEDAAATIGMTETLSEEEQDELRKELAKVEEEIQTLSQVLAAKEKHLAEIKRKLGINSLQELRQNITKSWQDVTSTTAYKKTSETLSQAGQKASAAFSSVGSVITKKFEDVRNSPTFKSFEEKVENLKSKVGGSKPAGGDFGEVLNSAANASATETIAEQTQEETH, encoded by the exons GGCTGCTGAGAAGTGACTCTATACCTGAGGTTGGAGAGGATGCTGCTGCTACCATTGGTATGACAGAAACACTCTCGGAAGAAGAACAGGATGAGCTAAGAAAAGAGCTTGCTAAG GTGGAAGAGGAAATCCAGACACTCTCACAAGTGCTAGCTGCCAAAGAGAAGCATCTAGCAGAAATCAAGAGAAAGCTGGGAATTAACTCATTACAGGAACTAAGGCAGAACATTACCAAAAGCTGGCAAGATGTTACTTCAACTACAGC ATACAAGAAAACATCAGAAACGCTGTCTCAGGCTGGTCAGaaggcttctgctgctttttcatctgtTGGTTCAGTCATAACCAAGAAGTTTGAAGATGTCAG aaaTTCTCCTACTTTCAAATCCTTTGAGGAAAAAGTTGAAAACTTAAAG TCTAAAGTTGGAGGAAGCAAACCTGCCGGCGGAGACTTTGGAGAAGTTCTCAACTCTGCTGCCAATGCCAGTGCCACAGAAACTATTGCAGAACAGACACAGGAGGAGACCCACTGA